The DNA window GGGTGGGTGGCCATATCCTTCTCGTCGGGATCGACGAACTCGGATTCCATCCGCTCTACGAATTGGTCCACCACGGGGAAGAAGCTGTTCGAGGCATCGCCGGAATCGGTTCCATCCTCGCGTGGATAGTCAACACGCTGGCGTCGGCTCTGCTGGGTTTGCTCGTCGGCGCTCTGGTCGTTCTCGCGCAGCTAGGTGTAACCAAGGTGCTCGACAAGCGAAAAGCTACTGCTCACTGACCCAACAGTGTTGTGAGCATCAGCTGACGCACCCGACCTGCCGGGCCAGGCGAGAGATCGAAGTGCACGAGGCGGCCCATGTCGAAGACCAACCCCAGGGCCGCGTGCACCAGAAATCTCGCCTGCACCGCGGCGAGATCGGGGCGCGCCTCGCTGAGCAGTTGTGCCCATTTCTCGATGTTCAACCGCTGCAGATTACGCAGCGCGGAGCGCTGTTCCTTGGGCAGATTGCCGATTTCTGCGAAGTACACGGCCATGAGTTCGCTTCGCTCGAAAGACAACTCGAGATACAGATCGACGAGAGTCTCGATCGCATCCTCGGTGGTCGTCGACTGGGCGAACGCCTCGTCGAGCGCGACCGTCAACCCATCGCTCGCACGTTGGAACGCAGCGGCAAGGAGATCGGATTTGCTGGCGAAGTACCGGTAGACGCTCGACGCGTTTATTCCTGCGGCAGCACCGATATCCTCGATACTCACGCTGTGGTAACCGTGGCGGTAGAACAGCCGAATTGCCTCGTGAAGCAACTCTTCTCTCTTCGACCCGTACCCGCCGACGGTAATGACAGATGGCTGATCATCGGTGAGCTCCGGCAGATCTACTGCTAGAACACTGCGAACCGTGGACAGCAGCAGCGATTCGATCTGCTTGACGGACAACACCGATCGGTGTGCAGTGATACTCGCGACCACACTGATCGCCGCGGCCGCTATGGTCGACGCGTCAGCCTCCGATAGTTCCGGACGCACGTACATCAGCGGAGTCCGAACACGCTGATTCAGTACCGTGACCGAGCGACGCAGCGCGAGCCGGTCCGCCGGAGCAAGGTAGCGCCCCTCCCATCGATACAACCCACCGGTTCGTCGATTGTCGATGGTTGTGTCGATGATGGCCGTCATGACGGCGTCGAGCTGTTCGCGCGGATCCTCGGCGTCCGCGTCGAGATCTGTTGCAGAGAGCAATGTTCCGGAGAGACCCATGACCGTGTGCACGAACAGGGCGTACTTCGTCGGGAAGTGCCTGTAGAGAGCAGGTCCTGAGATGTCGAGCGTTGCGGCGATGTCGTCGATCCCCACGGCGTGGTAGCCGCGCGCACTGAATGCCTCGGCCGCGGCGGTCAGGATTTGAGCTTTGCGATCCTTGGGCCGTCGTCGGGGGGCAGGGGCAGGAGTGGAGCCTGCGGAATGACCAGATTTTGCAGGAGTGGAGCCTGCGGAATGACCAGGCTGAACCGTACTGGAGGTCGTTCCACGTCCTGTGTCGGTCATGGTTCCACCTCTCTCGTTCGCCATCTGCGCCCCCGCCAGGTTACCCGCAGACTGTTGCCCCATCGTCGACCAACGGTACGTCTCGGCAAAGGTACTCGCGCGACTTCGATGATTGTCATGGATTCCTTGACATCAAAGATGATTCGAGTGCTAAGTTAGCGACGATTCGCATATCGCTCGTGTTCGCGTTGATCGCACAACATCGCACAACTCCGACCGAAACGGCTGCACCATGACAGCTCCAGGACTTCGAACCGAACTCTCCGACGGCATTCTCCGCGTCACCGTCGATCGGCCGTCGTATATGAATGCGCTCGATGACGCCACGTGCGGAGCACTGATTTCGGCATTCGAGTTCGGCGAGGACGACGTTCGCGTCGTTGTGCTCACCGGGAGCGGAGGCTCGTTCAGTGCCGGCGCCGACGTCGTCGAACTGGCCACCGCAAGACCCGCCAGCGATGCCGAGGCGCGGCAGGCAGCCGAGCACGCGATGCATCGTGCGGGGGCGCTTGTCCGGGCGATCACCGACTGCCCGGTGCCCGTTATTGCGCAGGTCAATGGCCCTGCAGTTGGCATCGGCGCGTCGATGGCATTGGCATCCGACTTGATCTACGCGAGCGAGGACGCATATTTTCTGTTCGCTTTCAGCAAGATCGGTCTCATGCCCGACGGGGCGAGCAGCGTGCTGGTTCCGGCGGCGATCGGACGCGCGCGAACCAACGCGCTCATGCTGCTGGCGGAGCGGATGCCGGCAGAGGAGGCGTTCGCAGTCGGCCTGATCAACGACGTCCTGCCCGGCGCCGAGCTCGGGGCCCGCGTCGACGCGGTGGCCACAAGGTTGGTCCGATTGCCTCGGCGAGCCCTCGAACTGACCAAGAGATCCATCACAGATTCGACGCTGGCGTTGCTCGACGATGCGCTGCGCCGAGAGACCGAGGGGCAGATCGAATTGCTGACATCACCTGAGTTCATTCGGCGCGTCGCTGCACTCGCCTCGCCGCAGAAGAAGTCGCCACAGAAGAAAGGGGCATGACCGTGTTGGACGAACCACAGCGCTCTCGCCGCAACAACTGGAACAACCAGGTCCGACGACACGCGCTGATGCAGCCGGATGCCATCGCGCTGCGCTTTCAGGGCGCGTCGACATCCTGGGCGGAGTTGTCCGATCGTGTCGATGGATGTGCCGGCGTCCTGAGCCGACGAGGGGTCGACTCAGGCGACCGAGTACTGATCCTGATGCTCAATCGCCCCGAGTACCTCGAAGCAGTGCTGGCCATCAATGCTTTGGGTGCACTGGCGGTTCCGGTGAACTTCCGTATGACACCGCCCGAGGTTGCGTTCCTGGCACAGAACAGTGGCTCACACCTTCTCGTCACCGACGAGACATTGTCACCGCTCGCCGATGCCGTAGTCGCACAGGTGGATTCCCTGACCGAGAAGATCGTCGTCGGTGAGGAGTACGAGGCACTTCTTGCCGACTCCGAGCGTGCGGAGCCCGTCGACGTCCCGGACGACGCCCCCGCGCTCATCATGTACACCTCAGGTACCACCGGCAGGCCGAAAGGCGCCGTGCTGACGCACGCCAACATGCAGGCCCAGGCATTGACCTGTATTCGGGCCCTGCAGATGCACGGTGTCGACGAGGTTGGATTCTGCGCGTCACCGATGTTCCACATCGCCGCGCTCGGCAGCTTGGCGCCGAGTCTGCAACTGGGCATCCCGACCGTCGTGTATCCGGTCGGAGCATTCGATCCGGCGACCCTCCTGGACGTACTTGCCGCCGAACGGGTCACCACCCTGTTCCTCGTTCCGGTGCAGTGGCAGGCCATGTGCGCCGAGCAATCACGCAACCCACGAGATCTGAACCTGAGGGTCATTTCGTGGGGTGCGGCACCGGCGTCGGACACCGTATTGGAGGCCATGGCCGCAACGTTCCCGAATGCACAGAACGTGGCGGTGTTCGGCCAGACCGAGATGTCGCCCATCACCTGCGTGCTCGACGGCGAGGATGCTCTGCGCAAGCTGGGTTCGGTAGGGCGCGTCATCCCGACGATCGCGGCGCGCGTCGTCGACGACGACATGAACGATGTCCCGCGCGGTGAGATCGGTGAAATCGTCTATCGCGGACCGACTCTGATGCAGGGATACTGGGAGAACCCGGAGGCCACGGCCGACGCATTCCACGGCGGCTGGTTCCACTCCGGCGACCTGGTCCGTCAAGACGACGAGGGTTTCGTGTTCGTGGTCGATCGCAAGAAGGACATGATCATCTCGGGCGGTGAGAACATCTACTGCGCCGAGGTTGAGAACGTCCTGTTCGGGCACCCACGCATTCTCGAAGCTGCCGTCATCGGACGTCCCGACGACAGGTGGGGTGAAGTACCGGTCGCCGTTGTCGCACTGAAGGATTCCGAGGACCTCACCCTGGACGAGCTCGTCGTGTGGCTCGGTGATCACCTGGCCCGCTACAAGCACCCGCGGGAGCTCGTCATCCTCGATGCACTTCCCCGAAACGCAAGCGGCAAGGTCGTCAAGGTCGCTCTGCGCCAGTCACATTCGACCACGCCTGCCTGACCGGTGAGTTTCGAACTCCCCGCCGCCGCATCGCCGGCGCGCGATCTCGCGAACCAGGTCGGCGGCCTACTCGCGTTCTCGGTGACTGCACTGTCGCGGACTGTCACGACGATTCTACGACGACGGTTGTCTCTCGAAGAGACGGTCACGCAAGCGTCGTTCGTCGCACGGGTGTGCACCGTGCCGGCACTGTTGCTGATGCTCCCGATCGGCGTGCTGATCGCAGTGTCGGTCGGCTCACTCGCTGGAAGACTAGGCGCTGGTGCCTATTCCGGTGCTGTCGTCGCGTTCGTGGTCGTCGGTCAGGCTGCAGCGCTCGTCTGTGCGTTGATGCTGGCCGGAGTGGCGGGCTCGGCAATCTGCGCGGACTTGGGTTCGCGAACCATCCGCGAGGAAATAGCGGCAATGGAGGTGATGGGCCTCGACGTCGTGGCGCGTCTCGTCGTGCCCAGGCTCATCGCATCGATGTTCGTCGCGGTGGTCGTGTGCGGAATGGTCACGGCCGTGGGCGTCGGCGCCTGCTTCTTCTATCAGGTCTTCGTCGCCGATCAATCCGCGGGCGCGTTTCTCGCCACGTTCAGTGAGTACGGGCGGGTCTCCGACTTCGCGATGGCAATGGTCAAGTCGGTGTGCTTTGCGGTGACGTCGACTCTGATCGCGTCGTTCAAAGGTCTACACGCCAAGGGTGGCCCGAGTGGTGTCGCCGACGCCGTCAACGAGGCCGTCGTGCTCGCGTTCGTCATGGTCTTCGTCGTCAATACTGTGCTCTCTCAGCTCTATGCGGTCGTCGTGCCAGCGGTGGGGACCTACTGATGGCCTACGTCCTGAGAGGCTCCGACAGTCTTCATCGCTTGAAGATTCGAAGCCGCGCGGCTGCTACGGCATTCGCCGAACTGGGCCGTCACATGACGTTCTTCGCCGAGACCGTCGCAGCCATTCCCTTCACGCTGCGGCGGTACTCCAAGCACGTGGCGCAGCATGTAGGTGAAGTCAGCTTCGGGTACGCCTCGCTGCTCGCGGGCGGTGGGACAATCGGAATCGTCTTTGCGATGTCTGCCGTCGCCGCAATGATGGTCGGTGTCGAGACGTACCGCGGCCTCGAGCTGATCGGGTTGACGTCGTTGTCCGGCTTGCTCTCTGCCATCGCGAACACCCGCGAACTCGCACCCGTCATCGCCAGTATCGCCCTTGCCGCCAAGGTCGGCACCGGGTTCACCGCGCAGCTCGGAGCAATGCGCATCTCCGACGAGATCGACGCACTCGACTCGATGGCCGTACGCCCGATTCCGTTTCTGGCCACGACACGCGTAATCGCAGCCGTCGTCTGCATCGTGCCGATCTACATGGTCGGCCTGATCTCGACGTTCGTCGCAACACGCTTGGTCGTCGTCACGTTCGGCGGCAGTTCGGCAGGAACCTACGACTACTACTTTCACCTGGCATTGACTCCGGCGGACCTGACCTACTCGGTCGTCAAAGCCGCTGTGTTCGCTGTCATCGTTGCACTCGTGCACTGCTCCTACGGTTTTCACGCTTCCGGTGGTCCAGAGGGAGTCGGCAGGGCTGCAGGGCGAGCTCTGCGCACCTCCATCCTCGCCATCGGAATCACGGACGTCTTCCTGACATTCGTCCTATGGGGAATCGTTCCCACCGTCCCTGGACTCGGTGCATCGTGACAGCTACCCCGCGCAGGCTCGGACCGAGCCGGGCTTCACTCGTCGTTCGCGGAATTGCGGCAAGCGTGGTGATCGTCGCGGCCGCTGTCGCCGCAGTTGCGTACGGGGGTGGCGCTTTCGACCGTGGCACCGCGGTGCACGTCGATATCCCAGCCTCTGCGGGCTTGCTGATCGGCGAGATCGGAGTGCAGTACAACGGGGTTCAGGTCGGAACAGTTGTCGATATCGACAGCGGAATCGAACGATCGACGGTGACGATGCGGATCGACGCCACAGGTGTGCCCGCGTCCACGGCGGTGCGGGTCGTGCCTCGAACTCTGTTCGGAGATGTGTACTTACGGCTGGTCGACGACGGATCCGATCCGTCCCAACTCGCTTCCGGTGACCACCTGGCGATGGATACATCGGCCGAGGCAGTCCAGCTGGGCGAGGTCTACCGCCGCGTCACCGGTCTGCTGGACAGCCTCGAACCGGCCAAAGCGCAGATCGCCCTCACCGAGATCAGCACTGCCCTGCAAGGCCGCGGAGACAGTCTCGGCGCCACGATCGATCGGCTTTCCGCGCTCACCGCGATGCTCGAACCTCGCGCACAGTCGGTGCTGGATCACACTCCGCAGACGCGCGCGGTCGCCGACGCCCTTGCCGCAGCATCCCCCGACGTCCTCGCCACTGTCGAGGCGACGACGACGCTCTCGCAGACCATGCTCGATCGGTCACGAGGCGTCGAGAATCTGTTGACCAATGCAGCAGTCCTTGGCAGTACGGCATCGATTGCCGCCGAGGAGAACACCTCGAAGTCGATCACCGTGATCCACAGCGGTGCACCTGTGCTGCGGACAACTTCGGAGTACTCCTCGGGGCTGGCCGCGACCCTCGACATGTTCGAGCCGTTCGGAGCGGCTGGTGCGAAGATCTTCGCGAGCGGACGGTTCGACATCACGGCCGTTCCCGATTTCTCCTCGCCACTGCCGTACACGGCTGCGCAGTGCCCGAAGTACCCCGGACTCGACGGACCGAACTGTGCGTTGGCCGACATTCAGGACACCGTAACCACAACGCCGCAGCCACTGAACCCGGCCACGACGATCTTGCTTGCTCCCCTGCTCCGAGGGACGGAAGTGAGCATCCGATGACCTCGCTACGACGCCCACTGTTCGCACTCACGGCGTTCACGACGGCCGGGATTCTGTCCACGATCGTCGTCGCCAACACACTCAGCGTCCCGGTAGCCGGGGACACGACGACGCACACCGCCGAGTTCACCGGCGTCGAAGGATTACGTGCCGGCAACGATGTCACCCTCGCGGGTGTCAGGATCGGCAAGGTCGAAGGCGTGGAATTCACCACCGACGGTTCACGATCGACCGCCGTAGTCACGTTCGACGTCCAGGAGTCGGTTCCGATCGCTGCCAATGTCACCGCCGCAATTCGGTACGGAGACATGCTCGGCGCACGGTACCTCGCTTTGGTGGCCCCGGACGATCCAACCGGAACACTCGATGACGGAGACAGCATTCCGATCGATCGAACGTCACCGCCGGTAGACCTGACCGCACTGGTGAACGGATTCAAACCACTGTTCGACGCCATCGACCCAGCGCAGGTCAATGCGCTGGCTCGCTCGATCACGGATGCGTTCAGCGGCGAGTCAGGGACGGTCGACTCGCTGCTTCGCCATATCGCGTCCGTCACGAATGCCCTGTCGGACAACGAGCAAGTTCTGACCGAACTGATCACCGACCTCGATTCGGTGTTGCAGACGATGAATTCGCGCGGCGCCGACATCACCCGACTGATCACCGGATTGACCGACATGAGTCAGGTCGTCGCCGACCGAAATACCGCTGTGATCACCGTGCTCGACGAGGGCTCCGGAGCGATCCATGCACTTGCCGAGCTGCTGACGAGCGCATCCGGTTCCCTCGACCGGACCGTTACCGATCTGACCGCAACCACCCAATCGTGGATTCCGGAGACCGAACAATTCGACCGAACCATGACGGTACTTCCCGAACTGGCACAGTCGATCAACCATATCGGTGACTACGGCGGCTGGCTGAACCTGTACACCTGCAATTTCACCCTGAAGGCAGGTGATGCCGAGGTGAATATCTTCGGCGGAACGCACACGGAGATCTGCCGATGAGCACCGCACGCCTCGGGTCGATCGGAATTGTGGCTGTCATCGCAGTACTCGCCTCTGCCCTCGTCATTCCGCAAGGTTGGTATCTAGTTCGAACCAGTTCCTACACAGCTCAATTCGCTCATGCAGGTGGATTGACGGAATCCGATCCGGTGTTCGTCGCCGGTGTCCCTGCGGGTCGGGTCGACAGCATCGATCTTGCGGGTGACCACGTCGACGTACACTTCCGTCTCGACCGCGACCGCGAGCTCGGCGACCGAACAACCGCCGCCGTGAAGCTCAGAACCATCCTCGGTAAGCGGTATCTCGACGTCGTTCCCGACGGCACCGGATCAGTCGGCGACGACAGGACCATTCCAACCGAGCGCACCTCCGTCCCCTACTCGCTCGACGATATCGGCACAGAGGTTCAGTCCGTCGCCACCGAACTCGACGTCACCGCACTCGCATCGATGGTGTCCACGCTGCGCGAGACAGTGCCCGCGGATCGCGCCGTCGTGTCCGACGCGCTCACTGGCGTCAGCACGGCCTCGGCGGTGCTTGCACGCAACGACGAAAAGATTGCCGGACTGCTCGACGCCGCACAGTCACTTACACGGTCGGTAGCGACCGAGAGCGAGTCGATCGGCACACTCCCCGGGAATGCTCAGTTGGTTCTGGACACGCTGTCGGACAGGCGAACCGCCATCAGCGGCGTGGTGACCGATCTTCGCACGGTCATCGAGTCGGCGTCGGCCTTTCTCGACGGCAATGCCACCGAACTCGATCAGCTTCTCATCGACATGCGCTCTGTCACCGACACACTCGACCGAAACGGACGCAACATCGACACTCTACTGACGACTCTTCCCGCTGGGCTCCGCGCCGTCACCGATGCCACCGGAAACGGCAACTGGGTCGATGTCTCGGCCCCTGCAGGCCCGCTGCCCGACAACCTGCTCTGCGCACTGGGCATCTTCGACGACCATGCTGCGGGCGAAGTGCCCGGTATGCAGGGGTGCAGCGGATGAAGATCCTCGCAGCGCTCGTCGCCATCGGGTCCGTTGTCGGCGCCTGGTTCGTCTTCTTCGCCTCCGACGACAGCACCACCGTCACAGCGGATTTCTCCTACATCAACGGAATCTACCCGGGCAGTCCCGTGCATGTTCTCGGTGTTCCGGTCGGCACGGTGGACGCAGTCAGCCCGCAGGGCACGTCGGTACGAGTGACGATGAGGGTGGAATCCGGAGTCGACATCCCGGCGGACGCGGGCGCGTTCGTTATGAATCCTTCGGTCATCAGTGACCGTTTCGTCGAACTCGGGCCTGCATACCGAGGCGGTCCGACCCTGGACGAGGCGGTGATCCCCGTCGAGCGCAACCGCTCACCGATCAACTGGGATCAGCTCCTGGACAGCGTCAACACCGTCGCCAGCGCACTCGGCACACAATCCTCCGCAGGCGCGAGCGGGATCGGGTCCGCATTGGACATCGTCGCCGACGGCACCGCGGGCCTCGGACCGGAGATCAACGATGCAATCGGCAACATCTCACGGGCAACAGCGGTGGTCGGCGGCAACAGCGAGGAACTCGGCACCCTCATCGAGAACATCGACCGATTCATCGGTGCCGTCGCATCCCGTCAAGGCGCAGTTCAGTCGGTGACCGATTCCCTCGCGCAGCTCGGCGCGGAAATACAGCAGCAAGACCTCGACATCGGCGAACCCATCGCACAGCTGCGCTCGATGTTCGACCACCTCGACCGTCTGTTGGTCGACCGCGGCGACGGCCTTCGCGCGGTGCTGCAGAACGCCAGCACACTGACCGGGCAGTTCGCCGCCCACGACGCACAGTTCGCCGAACTCGTGGACCTGCTTCCGCTCATGATGGAGAACATCGGCAACACCATCGGCGAGGACCAGCGCGCGCGAATCCGGTTGAACGTCTCGACCGACCTGGACCAGTTCGCCGTCGCCGTCCCGCTGTGTCGGGAACTGGCGCTGCCGATCTGCACCGGAGCGGGTATCACCAATCCGATCCCCGTTCCGATCAGCACCTCGAATCCACTCGGGCTCGCGCAGCTGTTGGGAGGAGGGCGATGAAACCGTTGATTCCACTGGTTGCGAGTTGCCTCCTGCTCAGCGGATGCAGCCTCGGGCTCGGCCAACTGCCCATCGGTCGCTCGGTCGCTCGGTCGAGGGAGAGAACTACCTCGTCGTCGCGAACTTCCCTCGCGCCGACCGAATCCGACTCGGCACCGAGGTCAGGGTCGGCCAGCAGCTGGTGGGACGAGTGCACGACCTGTCCACCGACGGCATTCACGCGCTAGTGGAACTGAGTCTGTCCCAGTCGGTTCCACTACCCGCCGACGTGACCGCCTCGCTCGAACTCCCGTCGGCGTTGGGAGAACCCTACGTACGGTTGACGCTTCCGCAGGATCCCTCGCAGAATGCGTTGACCGACGGCGCTGTCCTCGACAACACCTCCATCGGACCGGAACTCGAATCATCACTCGCCACTCTCGGTCTGGTTCTCAACGGCAGCGGACTCGACCAGCTGCAGACGATCATGACCGAGATGAACGACGCTTTCGGCGGCCGCGGGCCGGAGATTCGCGAACTCCTGCACAGCGCCGACAGAATCGCCGCGAACGCAGTTGACCACCAGGTCGAATTCGATCGGGTACCGGCCGCAGCCGGGACGGTATCGGCGACGCTTGCGGACAACAGGGCTGCGCTCGACACCGGTCTCACTGTGGCTGCGCCGACGATGGAGTTGCTCGTACGCCAGCGAGACCACATTGCCTCGATCCTCGATTCCACCTCGGCCTTGGCATCATCGGCGCAGGCTCTGTTCGTCGACGATCAAGATCGACTCACGACGGGTGTCCATGATCTCGCCGACATCGTGAGTTCGATTCAGGGATTCAACGATTCGGTGACTCCGACGCTCGCCAACATGAACCGGTTCATCGACGGTTTCAACGGCGCAGTTCATGGTGACTATCTCGTGTTCGACGGCGCGCTCGACCTGCCGGAGACCGTGGGAGAACTGATGACGGGCGGCCGCGTCGCCGACGTTCCCGCGACACTGCAGGAATTGCTCGTGCCGGGAGGACACCCATGAGCAGGGGCGTGCGGATTCAGCTGGTGCTGTTCGTCGTCACCGCTGTCCTCGCTGTGGTCGTCGGCAGCAACTATGCGCTCGGCTCGCAGTACCTTCGCGGATCGATCGACCTCGAGGCACCGATGACCGACGCGATGAACCTCGGTGTCGGTGCGGGCGTCACGTATCGGGGTGTCGCGGTCGGCACGATCACCGACATCTCCGTTGCGCCACACGGTGCGAACGCCCATCTCGCGCTGGATCCAGGCACTTCGATACCAGTCGGATCGACCGCGAAGGTCACCACCAGCAGCGCACTGGGGATCATGAGCCTGGACATCATGCCAAGCACTGCGGACGGCCCATTTCTCTCGGACGGCGACACCCTCGACGTCCCACCCGAGCTCCACCCGCTACAGCTGGACGAATTGCTGACGCAGATGGCGGCGCTCGCCGACTCGATCGACCCCGCGTCCATCACGACGCTGAGCGAGACCGCCGGAACCGCGCTCGCCGGCACCGGAACCGCGCTGAATCAGCTGCTCGACGACGTGGACACGCTCAGTCTGCTGCTCGAGTCCCACGCCCCGGCGCTGGCGAACATCGTCGATTCCTCGCTACCGATGCTCGACGCGGCGGCGGCACAGGCGGACGGCGTCACCGGTGCGGCCGCAGCGGCACGAGAGGTCACTCAGCAGCTGCTCGCGCAGGAGCCGTCGTTGATCTATCTCGTGGATCGATCACCCGACGCGCTCGAGAGAACCAGCAGGCTCCTCGACGACACGCGCGGCACCGTCGGCGCGTTGATGACCAACCTCGTGACCGTCACCGATGTTCTCGGGGACCGCACGCCCGCGCTGTCGGCATTCCTGTCGACCACGCCCGAAACGCTGGAAAAGCTGACCTCCATCGTGCACGGCGACCGCGGCGATTTCACGCTCGTCGCCACCCAGGGCCCGGTCTGCTGGTACGACAGCGAACGGCGAACCGTCGGCGACGAATCTCCGCGTAGTCCAGACCTGTCGCTGTACTGCCCACCCGGTGAAGACCTTGCGCAGCGAGGTTCTGCAAACGCCCCACGGCCGAACGACCTCGGCCTGTCGGGCGCGACCTCGCCGGGCAACGTCACGGGCCCACCGATCGTCGACGATCCCCTTCTCATCCCGACCGGGGTGGAGGCGCTCGACTACTGGAAGAAGCTCCTGGAAGGAGTGCAGAAGTGACAGTACGCAAGAGTGCGGCCGCGCTCGTGATCCTCGCTCTCGCAACCGGTGTGGCCGTACTCGGCTACCTCCACCTGGGCGACCGCAAGCTCGACGACCTACGGACGACGGCATTGGCGTCGGCG is part of the Rhodococcus sovatensis genome and encodes:
- a CDS encoding MCE family protein, with translation MQPRARPTAHRSLGRSVEGENYLVVANFPRADRIRLGTEVRVGQQLVGRVHDLSTDGIHALVELSLSQSVPLPADVTASLELPSALGEPYVRLTLPQDPSQNALTDGAVLDNTSIGPELESSLATLGLVLNGSGLDQLQTIMTEMNDAFGGRGPEIRELLHSADRIAANAVDHQVEFDRVPAAAGTVSATLADNRAALDTGLTVAAPTMELLVRQRDHIASILDSTSALASSAQALFVDDQDRLTTGVHDLADIVSSIQGFNDSVTPTLANMNRFIDGFNGAVHGDYLVFDGALDLPETVGELMTGGRVADVPATLQELLVPGGHP
- a CDS encoding MCE family protein; translated protein: MSRGVRIQLVLFVVTAVLAVVVGSNYALGSQYLRGSIDLEAPMTDAMNLGVGAGVTYRGVAVGTITDISVAPHGANAHLALDPGTSIPVGSTAKVTTSSALGIMSLDIMPSTADGPFLSDGDTLDVPPELHPLQLDELLTQMAALADSIDPASITTLSETAGTALAGTGTALNQLLDDVDTLSLLLESHAPALANIVDSSLPMLDAAAAQADGVTGAAAAAREVTQQLLAQEPSLIYLVDRSPDALERTSRLLDDTRGTVGALMTNLVTVTDVLGDRTPALSAFLSTTPETLEKLTSIVHGDRGDFTLVATQGPVCWYDSERRTVGDESPRSPDLSLYCPPGEDLAQRGSANAPRPNDLGLSGATSPGNVTGPPIVDDPLLIPTGVEALDYWKKLLEGVQK